The proteins below are encoded in one region of Sphingobacteriales bacterium:
- a CDS encoding phosphoadenylyl-sulfate reductase, with the protein MTDKTIIDILNGQFKQADPETTLRFLHEKYPGKVAFSSSLGAEDQIITHLIARSGLNIRIFTLDTGRLFYETYDLIERTKSKYNIDIEVFFPDHAEVEKMVNKKGLNLFYDSIEKRKLCCTIRKINPLKRALEGVQVWVTGIRKEQSVTRKDMAMFEWDNEYNILKYNPLIDWSEDEVWNFIRGNRIPYNILHDKGYLSIGCAPCTRAVEKGEPARNGRWWWENPETRECGLHLRVKTN; encoded by the coding sequence ATGACAGATAAAACCATAATCGACATACTTAACGGGCAATTTAAACAGGCAGATCCGGAGACTACTCTGAGATTCCTCCATGAAAAATATCCCGGAAAAGTTGCCTTTTCATCGAGTTTAGGTGCTGAAGATCAAATAATTACTCATTTAATTGCCCGATCAGGGCTGAACATTCGCATCTTTACCCTCGATACCGGTCGCCTTTTTTATGAAACCTATGATTTGATAGAAAGAACAAAATCCAAATACAATATTGACATTGAAGTATTTTTCCCCGACCATGCCGAGGTGGAAAAAATGGTGAACAAAAAAGGCCTGAATTTGTTCTATGACAGTATAGAAAAAAGAAAATTGTGTTGCACAATCAGAAAAATCAATCCTTTGAAAAGAGCCCTCGAAGGGGTACAGGTATGGGTAACAGGTATCAGAAAAGAGCAATCAGTTACCCGCAAAGACATGGCTATGTTTGAGTGGGACAACGAATACAATATTTTGAAGTATAATCCTTTGATTGACTGGTCGGAAGATGAAGTCTGGAACTTTATCAGGGGAAACAGAATTCCGTATAACATCCTCCACGACAAGGGTTATCTGAGTATTGGCTGTGCCCCCTGTACCCGGGCCGTTGAAAAAGGAGAACCTGCACGAAACGGAAGATGGTGGTGGGAAAATCCGGAAACCCGTGAATGTGGCCTTCATCTGAGAGTAAAAACCAATTAA